ACCAGAAGCGTTTGGAGATCAAATTTAAAAGGAGAATCCCTAAAAAGAAAAGAAAAATGGGAATGCCTTGAGCAACAAAATGAAGGTTTACCGGCAAGAGCCAACTTTCCAAAAATTCATGAATGCTCATCAGGGCCGGTTGAAGGAAGGCAATCGGCCAAAGCCAGCCGAAAACCGATTCCGTTAAAACCGCCAGCATGGGATAAAGGGTTGTGGCAAAGGTGCGATTGGTTAACGCCAGGGGATCAAAAAACCAGGCAAACTGGACGGAAAAGAGGGCCATAACCACAAGCAACGCCAGAATCCCAAATTTAAGCCAGCGAAACGTCGTGGCATCGCGCCGGAGTTTTCGTTTCCGTTTGATAAAAAGATCGGCAAAATCAATTAAAGCTCCCAGCGGGCAAATCCAGCCGCAGAAGAAACGACCCAGAAAAATCGTTAAAAAAAGCAAAACCCCGGCCGGAATCATTCCGGCGTAGAGTCGATGGGAAGAGAGAAATGTAAGCAGCGCCGTAAGAGGACTCCACTGAAGAAAAAATTCAGAAGGCACGACCGGTTTATACGGAAAAACGGCCTGAAAAAAAAGAAACAGGAAAAAGAGAAAGAAGAGAATCTGAAAAAGAATTCGAATCCTATATAGAAATTTCATTTAGGGCGCCCGTTCCGATTTGCTCTAAACCCGGTGGATAGTGATTTTTTTAAGATCCATCTCGCCCAACCCTCTCTTGTGAGCATCCACCAGAAAACCAAGTTTAGTCGGATCGAGCCCGAAGAGGGATGCACCAAAGGCATCCACGGCGACCATATCTGTCCCGCCAACAACGGTATGAATCCATTTGACGTCATTTAAATTCCCGCCCTGAGGGCCGTTCCGGAGCAGCAATCGGGTTGCGTCCAGAATGGTAAGCTGCGGATGAAGAACAGAGGCAATATCCACAATCTTTTGGTCAAAATGGCGGTGAATTTTCCCGCGGTCATTTCCCAAATAGCCCATGAGATTCTTTATCCCAAGCGTAACCTGTGAAAGGCTATGGTGTTTGGCTGTGGGAACGTTGATCAGCACATCAGCATCCAGAACATCCTTGTAGATTTTCCAGGAGTGCAGGCGTTCCCCATTCGGAATTTTCACCGAAACATAGTTGCGCTTGTAGGGGAAATAAACCTCTGCTCCCGCCTTTTTGGCCGCCTCGGCTACCCCGCTGTGTTCGTAGCTCCGCTTGGCCTCGTTACAGGTCCGGTCAAAAACGCGCACCTTTTTGGCACCCGCTTTGAAACAAAGTTTAACCACCTCAGCCACCACCTCAGGATTTGTATTGGCTCCCTGAGCCGGTGTTCGATCCCAGCTCATATTGGGTTTGACCACCACCACATCACCCTTGTGAACAAACCGGCTCATTCCGCCCAGTCCGGTCACGACCCGGTCAACCAAATCGGCCGCTGTCCCATTGCGGGCTACGAACAAATCCGGTGTCGGCTGGTAGGGCCGTTCAGACAAACGATAACGGGATCGAGACGGCAAAACAGGCGGAATAAAAACAAGCAGTCCCAATTGGCTGCTAAGTGACAGAAAATCTCTGCGCGATACTTTCTTCATTGGATCATCCCTAAAGTTGAAAGAAAAGTTGAAAGGATTTTTTTATTGAATAATTTACGCAAAAAAGGATCAAAATAGCAAGATGTTTTTTGGGCCTTAAGCGGGAGTTTGACACGACGTTTTATCGGGCATGCAGATGAAAGATTCTCTGGAGTCCATCTCCCAACAGATTAATACTGACCACAAGGGAGACAATGGCCAGACCGGGGAAAAATGACATCCACCAGCCGTCCAGGAGAAAATCTTTGCCCTCAGCAATCATGTTTCCCCAACTGGGTGTTGGGGGCTGTACCCCCAGCCCGATAAAACTCAAAGTACTTTCAACCAGGACAATAATACCCACTTTCATGGTGGCCGCCACCAGAACGGGGGTCAGGCTATTAAATAAAACATGCCGAAAAAATATCTTCCATCTGGGGATATTCAGCAAAAAAGCAGCCTCAACAAAAGGCGCTTTTTTAATCGAAAGCACCTCTGCCCGAACCAGGCGGGAGATTCCCATCCAGCTGGTTCCGCTCAGCAATAAAATGAGCAAAACCAAATTATTCCCCCAAAAGGACGCCACAAAAATGTACAGAAAAATAATTGGGATGGACAGCATAAAATCAACGATGCGCATAAGAACAAAATCGATTTGGTGTCCGAAGAATCCTGCCACCCCTCCATAGAATGTTCCCCAAACGGTAGCCAGGAATACGACAATCAGTGCAATGGTTACAGAAATTCGACTCCCGTACAACACCCGGGTCAAGATATCGCGCCCAAACTGGTCGGTGCCCATGGGATGCTGCCAGGAAGGTGCCTGAAGCTGCACCTGCGGGCGCATGTCGATTTCATTCGGGCGATAGGGCGTTAAAACAGGGGCAAACACGGTCACCAGTAGAAAGATACCAACCAGTGTACCTCCAATTCGAACTTCCCAATTCTTGAGGAGCCGTTTCATCGATCATAATTTCCTGTGTATCGTATTCTGGGATCAACCAGTGGATACAGCACATCGGAGAATAAATTACCCAGAATCACGAGAATGGCAACCAACGTCGTATTAGCGAGAATAACCGGATAGTCCCGGGTGAGAACCGCGTGAAACGTGAGCCAGCCCATACCCGGCCATGAAAAAAGGTATTCCACCACCAGAGAACCGCCCAGTAAAAATGGAAATCCAAGACCAATAAGTGTAACAACAGGAAGAAGGGTGTTTTTCAAAGCGTACTTAAAGAAAATCTTTCGGGATGGAATGCCCAACAGGCGGCTCTGCGAAATGAAATCCTTTTGTAAGATTCCAAGCATATTTCCGCGGACAAAACGGGTGGTGTATGCGGCAGACCCCAAGGCAAGAACAAGCACGGGCAACACCAAATGGTGGAGCAAATCAAGCAAATAGGAGAGAAACGGGGCATGATGCATTCCCACAGTTGCTGTTTGACCGGTAGGGAATAAATGCCATTTTATGGAGAACAGAAGAATGGCCATTAAACCGAGCCAGAATTCTGGAATACCGAAAAGCGTCAGAGACACAAGATTAATGAAATGCCCTAACCTTTGGTGATAGTTGATCGCCGCCAGAACACCAAAGAATATCCCCAACATCAGCTCCAGTAAAAAGGCCGATACGGTCAATACCAGTGTTGCCGGAATAGCATCTTTTAAAACATCTGTCACGGGTCGCTGCTGGGAAAAAGAATAACCAAAATCTCCCGTCAGAAAATTTTTTAGCCAGTGAACATATTGGATGGGGAGGGAGTCATCCGCGCCAATATTCTTTTGAATGGTTGCGATGGTTTCAGGAGACAGGCGAGGGTCCGTTAAATAATCCACGGGCGAACCCGGCACCAGATGGATGATCAAGAACGTAAATGTCAGAACAGCCAGAAGAAGAACAATAGAATGAGCGATTCGCTTCAATATAATAGAAATTAACATGTTACCTGAATGTTTTCTTTAAACATGCATCTATTACGCATTAATTGTGTGAGAGTTCAAATCGCAATAAATAAAATTCTTTTGCCGTTTCTGCATTTGGCAAAATGTAAACTGCGAATCCCGGCGGCAATTTTCAGGATTGCTTGTTTGAATGCGCCAAAGAGAATAAAAAAGCCCACTGACAATGTTCAGTGGGCTACAGATTTATTTCAGGGGATTAGCTGCGTTTTTTGAGCTTGCGTTTAATCTCATCAATCTGATAATTTGCAAACTTTCTCCATCGAACATCGTGAGCGGCAATTTTGTATTCCTTTATCGCCTCATTGTATCGACCCAGATTTTCCAGGGCCCGGGCAGCCTCTACGTGTGCCGGAGCAAATGATCGTCTTAAAGCAATTGACTTTTTGGCCGCGTGCAGTCCTTTTTTGTATTCCTTTAAATCGTTGTAGGCTTTTGCCAGCCGGTAAAAGGCCCGATAGTCTCGTTGATTAAAGCTGACCGCATTTTCATAGGCCTGGATGGCTTCTTTCGTTTTTCCCAGGTTTGTATAAGAAACACCCAGAGCAACATAAGCCTTTGCATATTTTGGATTTGCGTTAATGGCCTTCTGAAAAGATTCAATTGCTTTTTTGTAGTCCTTCTTTTTACTGTAAATCACCCCCATCTCATAGTAGGCTTTGTAATTATTCGGATTATTCGTAACGGCCGTTTCATAGGTTTCCAACGCCTTGTCATATTTTCGTTCATCCCGATAGAGCGTTCCCAAAGCAAAATAATAATTGGCATTGTTGGGATTAAAGTGCAAGGCTTTTTCGTAATATTTTTCGGCTTCGGCGTATTTTCTCATTTTTTTATAGGCCAGCCCCATTCCAAAATAGGCATTTGCGAACGTGCTATCAATCGATAATGCCTTTTGATATCCGTTAATTGCTTGTTGGTATTGCCCTAATTTGAGATACTTATTGGCCGTGTTAAATGCATTCGCTTTGGCTTTTTCGCGTCTCATTAATTCCTTTGAAGACGCGATAATTTTTTTCGATTCGGCAATAAGACTATCATATTGTTTTTTATACTTATTATATTCATCCAATTTCTTGGCTTTGGATGCCTCATCCATTTTTTGCCGAACAACACTTATTTTCTTTTGAAGTTCCTGAAGCTGTTTTGCCTGATTTTCCTGTGCAAAAACGGCCTGTGTTCCAAGTTGAGAAAGAACAAAAATTCCCAGCAGGATGATGATGACTACTTGAATTCTACCCTTCATGTGATCCGCCTCCTTAATGAACTTTTTTTTTCAAATCTTAAAAAAAGTAGTGCCGAAGAGGGGACTCGAACCCCTACGCCCATTCTGGGCACTACCCCCTCAAAGTAGCGTGTCTACCAGTTCCACCACTTCGGCACAAAATCTTTATTCCCTGCAAACAA
Above is a genomic segment from Calditrichota bacterium containing:
- a CDS encoding ABC transporter permease, yielding MKRLLKNWEVRIGGTLVGIFLLVTVFAPVLTPYRPNEIDMRPQVQLQAPSWQHPMGTDQFGRDILTRVLYGSRISVTIALIVVFLATVWGTFYGGVAGFFGHQIDFVLMRIVDFMLSIPIIFLYIFVASFWGNNLVLLILLLSGTSWMGISRLVRAEVLSIKKAPFVEAAFLLNIPRWKIFFRHVLFNSLTPVLVAATMKVGIIVLVESTLSFIGLGVQPPTPSWGNMIAEGKDFLLDGWWMSFFPGLAIVSLVVSINLLGDGLQRIFHLHAR
- a CDS encoding ABC transporter permease, yielding MLISIILKRIAHSIVLLLAVLTFTFLIIHLVPGSPVDYLTDPRLSPETIATIQKNIGADDSLPIQYVHWLKNFLTGDFGYSFSQQRPVTDVLKDAIPATLVLTVSAFLLELMLGIFFGVLAAINYHQRLGHFINLVSLTLFGIPEFWLGLMAILLFSIKWHLFPTGQTATVGMHHAPFLSYLLDLLHHLVLPVLVLALGSAAYTTRFVRGNMLGILQKDFISQSRLLGIPSRKIFFKYALKNTLLPVVTLIGLGFPFLLGGSLVVEYLFSWPGMGWLTFHAVLTRDYPVILANTTLVAILVILGNLFSDVLYPLVDPRIRYTGNYDR
- a CDS encoding DUF362 domain-containing protein, yielding MKKVSRRDFLSLSSQLGLLVFIPPVLPSRSRYRLSERPYQPTPDLFVARNGTAADLVDRVVTGLGGMSRFVHKGDVVVVKPNMSWDRTPAQGANTNPEVVAEVVKLCFKAGAKKVRVFDRTCNEAKRSYEHSGVAEAAKKAGAEVYFPYKRNYVSVKIPNGERLHSWKIYKDVLDADVLINVPTAKHHSLSQVTLGIKNLMGYLGNDRGKIHRHFDQKIVDIASVLHPQLTILDATRLLLRNGPQGGNLNDVKWIHTVVGGTDMVAVDAFGASLFGLDPTKLGFLVDAHKRGLGEMDLKKITIHRV
- a CDS encoding tetratricopeptide repeat protein, with the translated sequence MKGRIQVVIIILLGIFVLSQLGTQAVFAQENQAKQLQELQKKISVVRQKMDEASKAKKLDEYNKYKKQYDSLIAESKKIIASSKELMRREKAKANAFNTANKYLKLGQYQQAINGYQKALSIDSTFANAYFGMGLAYKKMRKYAEAEKYYEKALHFNPNNANYYFALGTLYRDERKYDKALETYETAVTNNPNNYKAYYEMGVIYSKKKDYKKAIESFQKAINANPKYAKAYVALGVSYTNLGKTKEAIQAYENAVSFNQRDYRAFYRLAKAYNDLKEYKKGLHAAKKSIALRRSFAPAHVEAARALENLGRYNEAIKEYKIAAHDVRWRKFANYQIDEIKRKLKKRS